In a single window of the Flavivirga spongiicola genome:
- a CDS encoding OmpA family protein has protein sequence MKTLLNKIGLTFLALVLTASLTNCKAVQNANNKQKGAVIGATGGAILGAIIGNNIGKGGNGELGAVIGGVVGGTAGVLIGNKMDKQAQKIEEEIPGAEVERVDDGIVITFDEGSGVYFDTNKYNINAASQTTLNKLVGVFKEYPDTNILVVGHTDSSGDANYNMTLSKNRAYAVTGYFKNKGLSSGRFTTNWFGENQPKHDNSTVAGRAKNRRVNIAILPNEKMVNEAKAKANN, from the coding sequence ATGAAGACACTTTTAAATAAAATCGGATTAACCTTTTTAGCACTTGTTTTAACTGCGAGTTTAACTAATTGTAAAGCCGTACAAAATGCGAACAACAAACAAAAAGGGGCAGTAATAGGAGCCACTGGAGGTGCTATTTTAGGTGCAATTATTGGCAATAACATAGGTAAAGGCGGTAATGGAGAATTAGGTGCTGTTATTGGTGGCGTTGTTGGAGGAACAGCCGGGGTGCTTATCGGAAATAAAATGGATAAACAGGCTCAAAAAATAGAAGAAGAAATTCCTGGAGCAGAGGTTGAACGTGTAGATGATGGTATTGTAATAACATTTGATGAAGGTAGTGGCGTTTATTTTGATACCAACAAGTATAATATTAATGCAGCTTCTCAAACAACATTAAATAAATTAGTAGGTGTTTTTAAAGAATATCCAGATACTAATATTTTAGTTGTAGGACATACTGATAGTTCAGGTGACGCTAACTATAATATGACTTTATCTAAAAATAGAGCTTATGCAGTTACTGGCTATTTTAAAAATAAAGGGCTTAGCTCAGGAAGGTTTACTACCAATTGGTTTGGAGAAAATCAACCGAAGCATGATAATTCAACCGTGGCAGGTAGAGCAAAGAACCGCCGTGTTAATATCGCTATCTTACCTAATGAAAAAATGGTTAACGAAGCGAAAGCCAAAGCGAATAATTAA
- a CDS encoding lipocalin family protein, which yields MKNTLLFLIAISLISCGTSKTVRTSKKVIKGNWVLNSITYSEKGTYNVNLLNDDSKDCFEGSLWQFVPNNNTGTYNISNVGCSSGARNFVFTIQEIDSQTGLYDFLLKPTNEKYKSDTNQGFRLNLTALSDVAMEWEQTVRVDGKPFTITMNFNKQ from the coding sequence ATGAAAAACACACTTCTTTTTTTAATTGCAATTAGTTTAATCTCTTGCGGAACATCAAAAACCGTAAGGACTTCAAAGAAAGTAATTAAAGGAAATTGGGTGCTAAACTCAATAACTTATAGTGAAAAAGGAACGTATAATGTTAACTTGCTTAATGACGATTCGAAAGATTGTTTTGAGGGGAGTCTATGGCAATTTGTTCCTAACAATAACACGGGGACTTATAACATTAGTAATGTAGGTTGTTCAAGTGGAGCTCGCAATTTTGTTTTTACAATTCAAGAAATTGATTCACAAACAGGACTTTACGATTTTCTACTTAAGCCAACCAATGAGAAATATAAATCTGATACCAATCAAGGTTTTCGATTAAATTTAACGGCACTGTCTGATGTGGCAATGGAATGGGAACAAACAGTGAGGGTTGATGGTAAGCCTTTTACAATTACAATGAACTTTAATAAACAATAA
- a CDS encoding T9SS type A sorting domain-containing protein, translating to MKNLFCLLLIFLIYNTSFCQEKTNNVNLLNDDLKASIFKFHPNPVDNQLFIIGTVKIKRIEIIDILGKNVATYFFNKSIIKIDVSQLRSGLYLIEIRNENDKLEIKKLIKK from the coding sequence ATGAAAAATTTGTTTTGTTTACTTTTAATTTTCCTGATTTATAATACTTCTTTTTGTCAGGAAAAAACAAATAATGTTAATTTACTTAATGATGATTTAAAGGCTTCTATATTTAAGTTTCATCCTAACCCGGTAGACAATCAACTGTTCATTATAGGTACTGTTAAAATAAAACGTATTGAAATCATAGATATTCTAGGAAAGAATGTTGCCACTTACTTTTTTAATAAGAGTATTATAAAAATAGACGTTTCACAGTTAAGAAGCGGGCTCTATCTTATAGAGATAAGAAATGAAAATGATAAACTGGAAATTAAAAAATTAATTAAAAAATAA
- a CDS encoding ferritin, whose translation MLSKTIEEALNNQIRIEAESSQIYLAMACWAEVKGLEGVSNFMYAQSDEEREHMLKLVKFVNERGGHAKISQLAAPNVTFKSFKEMFEKLFEHEVYVSQSINELVHISLQEKDYATHNFLQWYVAEQIEEEAVARTILDKINMIGDDKGGLYLFDRDIENLTVTTAATNTPQ comes from the coding sequence ATGTTATCAAAAACCATAGAAGAAGCATTAAATAATCAAATAAGAATTGAAGCTGAGTCTTCACAGATTTATTTAGCTATGGCGTGTTGGGCCGAGGTAAAAGGTCTGGAGGGAGTGTCTAATTTCATGTATGCGCAATCTGATGAAGAGCGCGAACACATGCTAAAATTGGTGAAATTCGTCAACGAACGAGGAGGTCATGCAAAAATTTCTCAGTTGGCAGCACCAAACGTTACATTCAAGTCTTTCAAAGAAATGTTTGAGAAATTATTTGAGCATGAAGTATATGTGTCTCAAAGTATTAATGAATTAGTACATATTAGTCTTCAGGAAAAAGATTATGCGACACATAATTTTTTACAATGGTATGTTGCTGAACAAATAGAAGAAGAAGCGGTGGCTCGTACCATTCTTGATAAAATTAATATGATTGGAGACGACAAAGGAGGCCTGTATTTATTTGATAGAGATATTGAAAATTTAACAGTAACAACAGCAGCGACCAATACACCACAGTAA
- the metG gene encoding methionine--tRNA ligase, with amino-acid sequence MNKPKRYTITTALPYTNGPIHIGHLAGVYVPADIYARYLRLTGNDVILIGGSDEHGVPITIKAKNEGVTPQDVVDKYHAIIKKSFKDFGITFDNYSRTSAEVHHKTASEFFTTLNDKGEFIEEVTEQLYDAEANQFLADRFVVGTCPKCGNEESYGDQCENCGTSHNATDLINPKSALTGNTPTLKQTKHWFLPLDKHEAFLKEWILEGHKKDWKPNVYGQCKSWIDDGLRPRAVTRDLDWGIPVPAEGGEGKVLYVWFDAPIGYISSTIEWAEREGKDWEPYWKDQDTKLVHFIGKDNIVFHCIIFPAMLKAEGSYILPENVPANEFLNLEGNKLSTSKNWAVWLPEYLKEFPGQQDVLRYALTSNAPETKDNDFTWKDFQARNNNELVAIFGNFINRVVVLTNKYYDGVTPTANALSQVDEETLAAVKAYPDVISSSIERYRFREAQQELMNLARLGNKYLADEEPWKVIKVDEVRTQTIMYVALQIASALATLCEPFLPFTSEKLKKILRFTLNDKKDDEGHAELVEASHWNEVSTKEVLLPSGHQIGKAELLFSKIEDATIQAQLDKLEASKKANDIANAVVEPQKDTITFDDFTKLDIRVGTILEAEKMPKTKKLLVLKVDTGIDVRTIVSGIAESFTPEEVVGKRVTVLVNLAPRALRGVESEGMILMTETPEGKLVFVNPDDTAVTNGLQIS; translated from the coding sequence ATGAACAAACCAAAACGATATACAATTACCACAGCACTTCCTTATACAAATGGACCTATTCATATTGGACATTTGGCAGGGGTTTATGTTCCGGCAGATATATATGCGCGTTATTTACGATTAACAGGAAACGACGTTATATTAATTGGGGGAAGTGATGAACATGGCGTGCCCATTACGATTAAAGCAAAAAATGAAGGGGTCACACCACAAGATGTTGTAGATAAATACCATGCGATTATTAAAAAATCGTTTAAAGATTTTGGGATTACTTTTGATAATTATTCACGCACTTCAGCCGAGGTTCACCATAAAACAGCTTCAGAATTTTTTACGACTTTAAATGATAAAGGTGAGTTTATTGAAGAAGTGACAGAGCAATTATATGATGCCGAAGCAAATCAGTTTTTAGCAGATCGATTTGTGGTGGGGACTTGCCCTAAATGTGGAAATGAAGAAAGCTATGGTGACCAATGTGAAAACTGTGGAACAAGCCATAATGCTACCGATTTAATAAATCCGAAGTCAGCTTTAACAGGAAATACGCCTACTTTAAAACAAACAAAACACTGGTTTTTACCATTAGATAAGCATGAAGCTTTTTTAAAAGAATGGATTCTTGAAGGGCATAAAAAAGATTGGAAACCTAATGTTTATGGGCAATGTAAATCTTGGATTGATGATGGCTTACGTCCACGTGCCGTAACCAGAGATTTAGATTGGGGAATTCCTGTGCCTGCAGAAGGTGGTGAAGGGAAAGTGCTTTATGTTTGGTTTGATGCCCCGATAGGTTATATATCATCTACCATAGAATGGGCAGAACGAGAAGGAAAGGATTGGGAGCCGTATTGGAAAGATCAAGATACTAAATTGGTTCATTTTATTGGAAAAGATAATATTGTATTTCATTGTATCATTTTTCCAGCTATGTTAAAAGCCGAAGGTTCTTATATTTTACCAGAAAATGTGCCTGCCAATGAGTTTTTAAATTTAGAAGGCAATAAATTGTCAACCTCAAAAAATTGGGCTGTTTGGTTGCCAGAATATTTAAAAGAATTCCCAGGTCAGCAAGATGTATTACGTTACGCTTTAACATCTAATGCCCCAGAGACTAAGGATAACGATTTCACCTGGAAAGATTTTCAAGCGAGAAATAATAATGAGTTAGTAGCCATTTTCGGGAACTTCATTAATCGTGTTGTGGTACTAACGAATAAGTATTATGATGGCGTGACGCCTACTGCTAATGCATTATCTCAAGTAGATGAAGAAACATTAGCCGCAGTAAAAGCCTATCCCGATGTGATTTCTAGCTCTATTGAACGCTACCGTTTTAGAGAAGCACAACAAGAACTTATGAATTTAGCGCGACTGGGTAATAAGTACTTAGCAGATGAAGAACCTTGGAAAGTGATTAAAGTAGATGAGGTACGTACACAAACCATTATGTATGTAGCACTTCAAATAGCATCGGCATTAGCTACGTTGTGTGAACCATTTTTGCCATTTACTTCTGAAAAATTAAAAAAGATTCTTCGTTTCACTCTGAATGACAAAAAAGATGATGAGGGTCATGCTGAGCTTGTCGAAGCATCTCATTGGAACGAAGTAAGTACCAAAGAAGTATTACTTCCATCTGGTCACCAAATAGGGAAAGCTGAATTGTTGTTCTCTAAAATCGAAGACGCAACCATACAAGCACAACTTGATAAATTAGAAGCTAGTAAAAAAGCAAACGACATAGCTAATGCTGTTGTAGAACCACAAAAAGACACCATTACATTTGACGATTTCACTAAGTTGGATATCCGTGTTGGGACTATTTTGGAAGCTGAAAAAATGCCAAAAACTAAAAAATTATTAGTTTTAAAAGTCGATACAGGTATTGATGTACGAACCATAGTTTCGGGCATTGCCGAAAGTTTTACGCCTGAAGAAGTGGTAGGGAAACGCGTAACCGTTTTAGTGAATCTAGCACCGAGGGCGTTAAGAGGCGTTGAAAGTGAAGGAATGATTTTAATGACGGAGACACCTGAAGGGAAGTTGGTATTTGTGAATCCGGATGATACAGCTGTAACAAACGGGTTGCAGATAAGTTAG
- a CDS encoding S66 peptidase family protein, protein MSKISLFTVLCCIVFFFGKKHLSAQNAASPKTNILIQPPYLKAGDTVAIVAPSGVLKNRTKEVEQAKRLLKSWGLHAIVGKHVFSQANHFAGTDDERCEDFQNALDNPKISAIWCARGGYGTVRILDKLDYTKFKQNPKWLIGYSDITALHNQVHNQDIQSIHAMMCTSLQDDFGTIKETLSTFKDAIFGKSLNYTLTGSKYNKTGNASAPIVGGNLTMLHTMLGSKTSIDTSGKILFIEEIGEYKYHIDRMLQSLKRAGYFENCKGVIVGDMTKLRKNTTLWGTSIEQLILDALSDYSFPIAFNMPAGHEKDNRAMILGRRIELTVGKGQSTVVFQN, encoded by the coding sequence ATGTCAAAAATCTCATTATTTACTGTATTATGTTGTATTGTTTTTTTCTTTGGGAAAAAACACCTTTCAGCTCAAAATGCGGCATCACCAAAAACAAATATATTGATACAACCACCATACTTAAAAGCAGGAGATACAGTTGCCATAGTGGCGCCTTCGGGAGTTCTAAAAAACCGAACTAAAGAAGTGGAACAAGCCAAGAGGCTTTTAAAAAGTTGGGGATTACATGCCATCGTAGGCAAACATGTATTTAGTCAGGCCAATCATTTTGCCGGAACGGATGATGAACGTTGTGAAGATTTTCAAAATGCTTTAGATAATCCCAAAATAAGTGCTATCTGGTGTGCCCGTGGTGGTTACGGAACTGTTAGAATTTTAGATAAATTAGATTACACCAAATTTAAACAAAACCCAAAATGGCTTATTGGTTATTCTGATATTACGGCACTTCATAATCAAGTTCATAACCAAGATATACAATCTATTCATGCTATGATGTGCACGAGCTTACAAGACGATTTTGGAACGATTAAAGAGACACTTTCAACATTTAAAGATGCCATTTTTGGAAAGTCTTTAAACTATACTTTAACAGGTTCTAAATACAATAAAACTGGGAACGCGTCTGCCCCAATTGTTGGTGGTAATTTAACGATGTTACATACCATGCTAGGCTCTAAAACAAGTATTGATACTTCTGGTAAAATTCTGTTTATTGAAGAAATTGGCGAATATAAATATCATATAGACCGTATGTTACAAAGTTTAAAACGTGCTGGCTATTTTGAAAACTGCAAAGGTGTTATTGTTGGCGATATGACCAAACTTAGAAAAAACACCACACTTTGGGGTACTTCCATAGAACAACTTATTTTAGATGCTTTATCCGATTATAGTTTTCCTATAGCATTTAATATGCCTGCCGGGCACGAAAAGGACAATCGCGCTATGATTTTGGGCAGACGGATTGAGTTGACAGTAGGTAAAGGTCAATCTACAGTTGTTTTTCAAAACTAA
- a CDS encoding WD40 repeat domain-containing protein, with protein MKDILIGILYTISIIACLPNQKQVNKTLWTVAWSPSGEYIATGGNQDNLKIYEAKTFKLIKTYPVRGVTISRIKWHPTKNILAIVTQSKTVKARMLDFEKDTWIDLQGLESGFRGLDWNYKGDMLAVSELERNVSIFNLEGKRISRFMADPKGVAGLDWHPFKNILTTVGAQIGIYNYLGDIIKVFEPRAKETFLLSVEWHKSGNFFAVGDYGDLEKADNKLVQFWNIEGEKLNEISGSLGEYRNIRWNGAGSTLATASDALRIWTKKGELLAESKSSEDYLWGIDWSPDGKFIITSSSKGKIVIWDSNANKIKELDY; from the coding sequence ATGAAGGACATACTTATAGGCATTTTATATACTATCAGTATTATTGCTTGCTTGCCGAATCAAAAACAGGTCAATAAAACATTATGGACTGTGGCATGGAGTCCAAGTGGAGAATATATAGCTACAGGTGGTAATCAGGACAACCTTAAAATATACGAAGCGAAGACCTTTAAACTCATAAAAACTTACCCGGTAAGGGGTGTTACCATAAGCCGAATAAAATGGCACCCTACTAAGAATATTTTAGCTATTGTAACTCAAAGTAAAACGGTTAAGGCTAGAATGCTTGATTTTGAAAAAGATACATGGATAGATTTACAAGGTTTAGAATCTGGTTTCCGAGGATTGGATTGGAATTATAAAGGCGATATGCTTGCTGTTTCTGAGCTTGAAAGAAACGTGTCAATATTTAATCTTGAAGGAAAACGAATTAGTAGATTTATGGCCGACCCAAAGGGTGTTGCAGGGTTAGATTGGCACCCATTTAAAAATATTCTAACAACAGTAGGTGCACAAATAGGAATTTATAACTATTTGGGAGATATCATTAAAGTATTTGAACCAAGAGCGAAAGAAACATTTTTACTTAGTGTAGAATGGCATAAATCTGGAAATTTTTTTGCTGTTGGAGACTATGGGGATCTTGAAAAAGCGGATAATAAATTGGTGCAGTTTTGGAATATTGAAGGAGAGAAATTAAATGAAATTTCAGGAAGTTTAGGAGAGTACAGGAATATACGTTGGAACGGTGCCGGAAGTACATTAGCCACAGCAAGTGATGCTTTAAGAATTTGGACTAAAAAAGGGGAACTGTTAGCAGAATCAAAATCTTCAGAAGATTATTTATGGGGTATAGATTGGAGTCCAGATGGCAAGTTTATTATTACCTCAAGTAGTAAAGGCAAAATAGTAATTTGGGACTCGAATGCTAATAAAATTAAAGAACTGGACTATTAG
- a CDS encoding YceI family protein produces the protein MKKIILLVIIICFTSITNAQKNIEIDTTKSVVKWTGSNLFKYNKHFGTVKFISGHIIKSNDVILGGYFEIDMNSIANTDGKYNEMLVGHLKNQDFFDVEKHPRAIIKFIEVVHKNVNTIKVKANLTIKNVTNAIDFNIKFKVVDGKYEMNSKFIMDRTRWGVNYESKGMFGSVKDGIISDAIEFEVVLIFN, from the coding sequence ATGAAAAAAATTATTTTATTGGTAATAATTATTTGCTTTACAAGCATTACAAATGCTCAAAAGAATATAGAAATTGATACAACTAAGAGTGTTGTGAAATGGACAGGATCGAATTTATTTAAATATAATAAGCATTTTGGCACTGTAAAATTTATAAGTGGACATATTATTAAATCGAATGATGTTATACTTGGAGGTTATTTCGAAATTGATATGAACTCTATTGCAAATACCGATGGAAAATATAATGAGATGTTGGTAGGGCATTTAAAAAACCAAGATTTTTTTGATGTTGAAAAACATCCAAGAGCTATAATAAAGTTTATCGAAGTTGTTCATAAAAATGTAAATACCATTAAGGTAAAAGCGAACCTAACGATTAAGAATGTTACCAATGCCATTGATTTTAATATAAAATTTAAAGTTGTGGATGGTAAATATGAAATGAATTCAAAATTTATTATGGATAGAACCAGATGGGGTGTTAACTATGAGTCGAAAGGTATGTTTGGAAGTGTTAAAGATGGTATTATTTCTGATGCTATTGAATTTGAAGTTGTTTTGATATTTAATTAA
- a CDS encoding helix-turn-helix domain-containing protein: MNKLIFSLLLILPFTLSGCIDDTSQNHFSETVKVALRDAGHALLITNNDSTSLILPITKLNENTYELAFQNKLSITPDSLVNVISNSLKTANLPKQYIVEVINCNNDEVFYSFQIKGTTESNIVPCLGRNLPADCYTIQILFLEKNSRLTTKMYITLFILFTCILISGFFYLKKRKIKTPTGEVIPYSKIGDYKFYKDQNKLIKEAVEIKLSAKECELMSMLSANLNQVVKRETLVKEIWEDHGVFVDRSLDTFISKLRKKFKNDNTINIINVHGVGYKLEVL; the protein is encoded by the coding sequence ATGAATAAGCTCATTTTCTCTTTATTGTTGATACTGCCCTTTACACTCTCGGGATGCATAGATGATACGTCCCAGAATCATTTTTCTGAAACGGTAAAAGTAGCCTTGCGAGATGCTGGCCATGCACTTTTAATCACTAATAACGATTCTACATCATTGATCCTACCTATCACTAAATTAAATGAGAACACATACGAACTAGCATTTCAAAATAAACTATCTATAACTCCAGATAGCTTGGTGAATGTTATAAGTAACAGTTTAAAAACTGCTAACCTCCCAAAACAATATATTGTTGAGGTTATTAATTGCAATAACGATGAAGTGTTTTACAGTTTTCAAATCAAAGGAACTACAGAAAGTAATATTGTTCCTTGTTTAGGCAGAAACCTACCCGCTGATTGTTATACGATCCAGATACTATTTCTTGAAAAGAACTCGAGGTTAACTACTAAAATGTACATAACACTTTTTATTCTTTTTACCTGCATATTAATTTCTGGTTTTTTCTATCTTAAAAAAAGAAAAATAAAGACCCCTACTGGGGAGGTCATTCCCTATTCAAAAATTGGTGATTATAAATTTTATAAAGATCAAAACAAGTTAATTAAAGAAGCTGTTGAAATAAAGCTATCTGCTAAAGAATGTGAACTCATGTCTATGCTTAGTGCAAATCTAAATCAAGTTGTAAAACGCGAAACCCTTGTAAAAGAAATATGGGAAGACCACGGTGTTTTTGTCGACAGAAGCTTAGATACTTTTATATCAAAACTTAGAAAAAAGTTTAAAAATGACAACACTATAAACATTATTAATGTTCATGGTGTTGGCTATAAACTGGAAGTCCTTTAA
- a CDS encoding DUF1569 domain-containing protein, with amino-acid sequence MKNIFDLNETNTVIARINKLESSTPQLWGKMSVDKMLAHCNVTYELALENIHPKPNGFKKALLKLFVKPLVVNEKPYKKNSRTAPEFLITDSKNFETEKERLINYLKKTQDLGGVYFDNRESHSFGKLSEQEWNNMFYKHIDHHLNQFGV; translated from the coding sequence ATGAAAAATATCTTCGATTTAAACGAAACAAATACAGTTATTGCCAGAATTAATAAATTAGAATCTTCAACACCACAATTATGGGGGAAAATGAGTGTCGATAAAATGTTGGCGCATTGCAATGTGACTTATGAGTTGGCACTTGAAAATATACACCCTAAACCAAATGGTTTTAAAAAAGCACTATTAAAGCTATTTGTAAAACCTTTAGTAGTAAACGAAAAACCATACAAGAAAAATAGTAGAACAGCACCTGAATTTTTAATAACTGATTCCAAAAATTTTGAAACAGAAAAAGAGCGTTTAATCAATTACTTAAAGAAAACACAAGACTTAGGAGGCGTCTATTTTGATAATAGAGAGTCGCATTCATTTGGGAAATTATCTGAGCAAGAATGGAATAATATGTTTTACAAGCACATAGATCATCATCTAAATCAGTTTGGAGTATAA
- a CDS encoding HEAT repeat domain-containing protein, with the protein MGFYDLNKGARVLLVEKINQKIAFNLTSNKTESIIKYFSDEDTYIRKTGYLAIGKIFYSKPELQKTILSALKDLLKSDSEKVRQTVVNAAGEIGKFHFDKVKTFLILDCLTNTILLEMR; encoded by the coding sequence ATGGGGTTTTATGACTTAAATAAAGGAGCTCGTGTCCTTTTGGTTGAAAAAATCAACCAAAAAATAGCTTTTAATTTAACTTCTAATAAAACCGAAAGTATTATTAAATACTTTTCAGATGAAGACACTTACATTCGAAAAACAGGTTATTTAGCTATCGGCAAAATCTTTTATTCTAAACCAGAATTGCAAAAAACGATTCTTTCTGCTTTAAAAGATTTATTAAAATCAGACTCTGAAAAAGTACGCCAAACAGTAGTAAATGCTGCAGGTGAAATTGGTAAATTTCATTTTGATAAAGTTAAGACTTTTTTGATATTGGATTGTTTGACAAACACCATTCTGTTAGAAATGCGGTGA
- a CDS encoding HEAT repeat domain-containing protein has translation MGEKNPVPVLDWAKTYLEHPDKEIRREICHGIELRGRTHPQDILPLLKTLEFDETKRVSNTLIHVLGQIAYKNGCLKTVVVHLNTWENKPLVEKALDEIVDVHDRYKKFAVLTQQEAIDYIDGNYNPKN, from the coding sequence ATGGGGGAGAAGAACCCTGTTCCTGTTCTAGATTGGGCAAAAACCTACTTAGAACACCCTGATAAAGAAATTAGACGAGAGATTTGTCATGGTATTGAATTACGAGGTCGCACGCATCCTCAAGATATTTTACCATTATTAAAAACCCTGGAGTTTGACGAAACCAAACGTGTCTCGAATACTTTAATTCATGTTTTAGGACAAATTGCTTATAAAAATGGTTGCTTAAAAACGGTTGTTGTGCATCTTAATACCTGGGAAAACAAACCCCTTGTTGAAAAAGCACTCGACGAAATTGTTGATGTTCATGATCGTTATAAAAAGTTTGCTGTTTTAACTCAGCAGGAGGCTATTGATTATATTGATGGGAATTATAATCCAAAAAACTAA
- a CDS encoding MFS transporter → MQNISHSKPALIYAIAYSFERASYYGIRTIIVLYMVGETLQMSNQEAVATYGWFSLFIVFSNVLGALLGDLLVGNKKGILVGGTLQTLGCFILCIQSLGSLYIGFGLIILGSGLFTSNTIAQFGKQYLINNPKLLDAGFTLFHLAISIGSFIGVVVTGYMAESNFNYGFIVTGVLTMLATVFILFTNNNQGISSSNYKNINIDKRLLYIITVIITSGIFLMVYESTYFDVYTIQEKVFDGIDVIPEVYLKTGLGSFFGIIIISILTLVWTYVYTNSFFKIFLGLIVSALSFIILLFIPETPNSLSLTIFIFSAFLLSAGEMLISPILYSVTTKFSNPKYLAIILSLITIPSMLFNKISGIITEYSNEISYNTIFLISVFILLVFGVIAYGLSLLYKKDDRIHLSKEADEFLS, encoded by the coding sequence ATGCAAAACATTAGTCATTCAAAACCAGCATTAATTTATGCTATAGCGTATAGTTTTGAAAGAGCATCATATTACGGGATAAGGACGATCATTGTGCTTTATATGGTTGGCGAAACATTACAAATGTCTAATCAAGAGGCGGTAGCAACCTATGGATGGTTTTCTTTGTTTATTGTTTTTTCCAATGTCTTAGGAGCACTTTTGGGAGATTTATTAGTGGGCAATAAAAAAGGGATACTTGTTGGTGGAACTTTACAAACTTTAGGTTGTTTTATATTGTGTATTCAATCTCTGGGTTCTTTATATATTGGTTTTGGGTTAATAATTTTAGGTTCTGGATTATTTACATCTAACACAATTGCACAATTTGGTAAGCAGTATTTAATAAATAATCCAAAATTATTAGATGCAGGTTTTACATTGTTTCATCTAGCTATTAGTATAGGCTCATTTATTGGGGTTGTAGTTACAGGTTATATGGCTGAGTCAAATTTCAACTATGGATTTATAGTAACTGGGGTATTAACAATGTTGGCTACAGTTTTTATATTATTTACAAACAATAATCAAGGCATTTCATCATCTAATTATAAAAACATAAACATAGATAAAAGGTTACTATACATTATTACAGTAATAATTACTTCTGGTATTTTTTTGATGGTTTATGAGAGTACATACTTTGATGTTTATACAATTCAAGAAAAAGTTTTTGACGGTATTGATGTAATTCCAGAAGTTTATTTAAAAACTGGACTTGGCTCTTTTTTTGGAATAATTATTATCTCAATTTTAACTTTAGTTTGGACTTACGTTTATACAAATTCATTTTTTAAGATTTTTTTAGGATTAATAGTTTCTGCATTATCTTTTATAATTTTATTGTTTATTCCAGAAACCCCAAATTCTTTAAGTTTAACAATTTTTATATTCTCTGCTTTTCTACTTTCTGCAGGAGAAATGCTTATCTCTCCAATTTTATATTCTGTAACAACTAAATTCAGTAACCCTAAATATTTAGCCATTATTTTATCTTTAATAACAATTCCTTCTATGCTATTCAATAAGATTTCTGGAATAATAACAGAGTACAGTAATGAAATAAGCTATAATACTATCTTTTTAATTAGTGTTTTTATTCTTCTGGTATTTGGAGTTATAGCGTATGGTTTATCTTTATTGTATAAAAAAGATGATAGAATTCACCTATCTAAAGAAGCAGATGAATTTTTGTCTTAG
- a CDS encoding TraR/DksA family transcriptional regulator — protein sequence MNQEEVKIKILEEISKTEKAILDYKELTKPIAPDVSIGRVSRMDAINNKSVNEASLRQAEIKLGNLKRVLDRFGTDDFGICLKCKQAIPVGRILIRPQSLLCVNCAS from the coding sequence ATGAATCAAGAGGAGGTTAAAATAAAAATATTAGAAGAAATTTCGAAAACCGAAAAAGCAATTTTAGACTATAAAGAATTAACAAAACCTATAGCTCCAGATGTTTCTATTGGTAGGGTAAGCAGAATGGATGCTATAAATAATAAAAGTGTTAATGAGGCATCCTTACGTCAAGCCGAAATTAAGCTAGGAAATCTTAAGCGGGTTCTGGATAGATTCGGAACTGACGATTTTGGCATTTGTTTAAAATGTAAACAAGCTATTCCAGTAGGTAGGATCTTAATTCGTCCTCAAAGTTTATTGTGTGTTAATTGTGCGAGTTAG